The genomic region TGTTCGCCATCCTTTTTATAAATGTCTATGCCTGCTTCCTGGAGCATCCATTCAATATGGACTCCATAGCCACTTGTCGAATCGTTAACAAAAACATGGGTTATCGCTCCAACCATTTTTCCGTCCTGAATTATTGGACTTCCACTCATTCCCTGAACAATGCCTCCTGTTTCCTCCAAAAGCCTGTCATCCGTAATTTTTATAATCATTCCTTTTGTGGATGGATGCTTCTGAGGAGTGGAGCTGACGATTTCAACATCAAACTTTTCGACTTTTTGGCCTTCTAAAACTGTTAAAATTTGTGCCGGTCCTTCTTTGACCTGATTTGATAAAGCAATTGGCATTGGTTGGTCCATGACATGATTTTGTACATTTTCATGAAGTTTTCCAAAGATCCCAAACGGGCTGTTACGAGTGATATTTCCAATACTCTCGTCTTCTACAGAAAACTCTGCATTTTTTTCTCCCGGCATTCCATTCTTCCCTTTATCAATGGAAGTTACATTCGACTTTACAAGCTTTCCATCATGAATTTCAATCGGTTTTCTTGTATCCATATCAGAAATGACATGACCTAATGCTCCGTAACGTTTTGTATCGGGATGGTAAAAAGTCATTGTTCCGATACCAGCTGCGGAATCCCTTATATATAATCCCAGGCGATATTTATCATCCT from Virgibacillus sp. MSP4-1 harbors:
- the spoIVB gene encoding SpoIVB peptidase, with amino-acid sequence MKKREIMRIMIGLILLVSFLSIPFISPVKQYISIPNEITLFENQEGYALPALAGSTPSLEPENNITQAFSNQLVAEKPGKSSLIYEFAGLPMKKVNVEVLENLKVVPGGQSIGVRLHTLGVLVVGHHLIQTEQGKVSPGEESGIKVGDILLEINGKELKKVEQVASILEDKEGNELKVKVKRNEKTFTTTLSPQYDQQDDKYRLGLYIRDSAAGIGTMTFYHPDTKRYGALGHVISDMDTRKPIEIHDGKLVKSNVTSIDKGKNGMPGEKNAEFSVEDESIGNITRNSPFGIFGKLHENVQNHVMDQPMPIALSNQVKEGPAQILTVLEGQKVEKFDVEIVSSTPQKHPSTKGMIIKITDDRLLEETGGIVQGMSGSPIIQDGKMVGAITHVFVNDSTSGYGVHIEWMLQEAGIDIYKKDGEQKAS